From Pseudomonas putida, one genomic window encodes:
- a CDS encoding IclR family transcriptional regulator codes for MAKASPPTDNGKQKVRSAEVGTDILKALAELSPSTSLSRLAEHVQMPASKVHRYLQALIASGFAEQDAATNHYGLGREALRVGLAALGSIDVLKLAALPLSQLRDELNESCFIAVWGNQGATVVSIEPAVRAVTVVTQIGSVLPLLSSSTGLVFAAYLPERETLELRDKELAVLQQSASDYDRLLAGIRERGLHHVHGLLMPGVDALSAPVFNAMGQIAAVMTVVGPTSIFHADEHGPAAQRLLAAAGNTSWRMGYAPKA; via the coding sequence ATGGCCAAAGCCAGCCCCCCCACCGACAACGGCAAGCAGAAGGTCCGCTCGGCGGAAGTCGGCACCGACATCCTCAAAGCCCTCGCCGAGCTCTCCCCGTCTACCTCCCTGTCGCGGTTGGCCGAGCACGTGCAGATGCCCGCGAGCAAAGTGCACCGTTACCTGCAAGCGCTCATTGCCAGTGGCTTTGCCGAACAGGATGCGGCCACCAACCACTACGGGCTGGGCCGCGAAGCATTGCGCGTGGGGTTGGCAGCGTTGGGTAGCATCGATGTGCTGAAGCTGGCTGCGCTGCCCTTGTCGCAGTTGCGTGACGAACTCAACGAAAGCTGCTTCATCGCCGTGTGGGGCAATCAGGGGGCCACGGTGGTCAGCATCGAGCCTGCTGTACGGGCGGTCACGGTGGTGACCCAGATCGGCTCGGTGCTGCCGCTGCTCAGCTCGTCCACCGGCCTGGTGTTTGCGGCGTACCTGCCTGAACGCGAAACCCTGGAGCTGCGCGACAAGGAACTTGCCGTGCTGCAGCAGAGCGCGAGCGATTACGACCGGCTGCTGGCAGGCATTCGCGAACGGGGCCTGCACCATGTGCACGGTTTGCTGATGCCGGGCGTGGATGCGCTCTCGGCGCCCGTTTTCAATGCCATGGGGCAGATCGCTGCGGTGATGACCGTAGTCGGGCCGACCTCGATCTTTCACGCCGATGAACATGGGCCGGCGGCGCAGCGCCTGCTGGCAGCAGCGGGCAATACCAGCTGGCGCATGGGTTACGCGCCGAAGGCCTGA